TGAACGGAGAGTTCAGATTGTAATCACAACTCGTTTTCTGTGGGTGTACTTGAGTCTTGAGCACAGCAGGCCTGAGATCGTCATCTTTGGATCCTCAACACTGAGCCCAGATCCTGATCTAGAATAAGTAAGATCGAATCATTATGAAGTAGGTAGGCGAGATACCTCTTATCATCCTTTTGCAGATGTGAAATTGAGGCCCCAAAGTGCTAAGTGATATAATGATTTAGTTCTTAGTCCTGACCACGTTTCCCAAAGTTCACAAATAGAACTTCCAGAGACCTCTGGAGGACTTATACTCTGACTCTACCTAGTATCAAAGACAAGGTTTCTCAAAGTATTGTCTGGGGCTACTTGGCATAGACTGACTTTTGAagatacatattaaaaatataaaatcaaatctCACAAATATagctttgagggaaaaaaaaaaagccagacgcacgaaatgagaaatgaaagagaggacaaTATTaccaattttattgaaataaaaagtattataagaGAATACTGTGAGCAACTGTATGCCAATTAATTGGATAACCTAGAGGAAATGAGCAAATTTCCAGAAATACATAACCTTCCAGTACTCAATCATGAAGAAATaggagactgaatcagtaattaaaacaaaacaaaactgtcaacAAAGAAGAGCCCAGGACCAGAAGGCATCACTAGTGAACTAGTTGGAagtcttctcttttcctgatttcaaaacttactacaaagctacagtaatcaaaacagtgtgatattggcataaagacagacatgtaAACCAATGGAGtagaatagacagcccagaaataaacccgaTGATTTTAGACAATGGCGTTAAGACCATTCAGTGGGTAACGACAGTCGctacaataaatggtgctgtgggAGAACTGGGTATCTACATGCAGGACAGTGAAGTTGGACCCTTAtgttacaccatatataaaaattaactgaaaatggaccaaagacctaaactCATGAGctaaaactattattaaaaagagCTGAAACTGCTATGTTTGTCTTAGACAGAAACACAGAGTAAAAGCTTTGTGGTATTAGATTTCTCAGTGATTTcttggatctgacaccaaaagcacaaaataaataagtaaataaataaaaattagataataaaCTACATCCAAATAAAAACTTGTGTGTCTCAAAAGACACTATTAACAGAGTGGAAAGACAGCCTatgactggaagaaaatatttacaaatcctATActtgacaaggggttaatatccagaatatgtaaaaaactacaactcaacaaaacaacccaattggaaaatgggcaaaggacttgaatagacatttctccaaaaaaaagaCATGTACATGACCAACAAGTGTATGAAAAGGGGCTTGACATCACTAATCACTAGGGAAGTGTGAATTCAAACcccagtgagataccacctcacacacaTTAGGATGACTAATTAGgatagggaaaaataataataacgttgctgaagatgtggagaaattggaactcctatgcactgttggtgggaatgtaaaatagtactgtgtttccccgaaaataagacgtagttggaccatcagctttaatgcgtcttttagaacaaaaattaatataagacccggtcttaatataagacttatttttggggaaacacggcataaccactgtggaaaacactatgatggtttcttgaaaaattaagaacagaattaccatattatttagcaattcaacttctgagtatatatgcaaaaaagctgaaagcagggacttgaagaaatatttgtatacccatgttcgtagtagcattatttataatagccaaaaggtgaaagccACCCAAGCGTCCATCAacatatgaatggataaataaaatgtgttatatacatgcaatggaatattatttagcattaaaaaggaagtaaattctgacacatactacaacatagatataccttgaagacattatactaagtgaaataagtccgtcacaaaaggacacatatcacatgattccacttacatgaggaacCTAGAGCAATTTAACTCACACAGACATAAAGTAGAGTGGTAGTTGCCAGAACCTGGTGGAAGGCAGTAtcgggagttattatttaatgattacagagtttcagttttgcgaGATGAAAAAATTCCCGGGGACggatggtggtgacggttgcaTAACACTGTGAATATACCGAACTCTACACGTAAAAAAACGGTTAAGACGGTAAATTTCatgatatatgtattttaccacagttaaaaaaaattttaataaaaaaaagacacaaaaaagtatttactgtatgattccatttatttaaggGACAAAAATGAATTTGTGGTGTTAGATGTCAGGATAATGGTTACCCTTAGATGAGGCGCGTAACTGGAAAGAGGCATAAAAAGACTTTGGGGGAGCTGGTGATAGATACTCTGTTTCTTGACATGGGTGTGTAGTCTGTGAAATTCTTTGAGCTATTCCTTTATGATTTGTACAGTTTTCTATATGAATGTTACGCttcaaaaaatattccaaaaatgtaGCTCCTGAGCCCCACAGCAGACTACAGAATCAGAATTGCTAcgggtggggcctgagaacactgcattttaaaaattcccctTCCAGGTTTTTTCTTAAGAACATCGGAGTTTGGAAATCTTTGCTAAAGGAAGGGGATTCTGTAAATATGCTTCTATTGCCCAAGAATTCTGCTTTTCTACCCTACCCGTAAATATTCCTTAGAAAAAAAATCGTTGCTCTCCTTGAGTCATTTACCCGTGGTTAGGAAAATACATGTCATATTTCAGGTGCTGGGAAAGAGAACTTAGATCAATGACATATGGAAATGTATagtttaataaattcatttataaatattatttcttctaatttgtcctatgtactataatttatgattatttattaGATATGTTAGGAATATTTATGAGAAGAGCTCACAATTTTATTGAGGCCCCTTAAAAATGGCAGGTGCTAGGACCTAAGGGAATCCAGGCAACTTCTGTCTGAGGGAAGACATCACACCGTAGGGCGTGGTGCAGCGTAAGCAGGTACAGAAAAGCCAGTTCTTCCACAGGTACGCTCTGTGGACTCCATTTCAGCTCTCTTCATCTATCTGCAGGACTTTGGCAGTTTGTTACACTGAAAGCATGTTTCTTGCAAAGGCTATTTTGGAAGGAGCCGATCGAGGTCTTGGGGGAGCTCTTGGAGgccttcttggaggaggtggtcagagaagaggaggaggaggaggaaatattGGCGGGATAGTTGGAGGAATTGTGAATCTTATCAGTGAGGCTGCAGCAGCTCAGTATACCCCAGAACCACCTCCTACTCAGCAGTATTTCACCAATGTGGAAGCCAATGAAAGTGAGGAAGTTAGGCGTTTTCGGCAACAATTTGCCCAGCTGGCTGGACCGGACATGGAGGTGGGTGCCACTGACCTAATGAACATCCTCAACAAAATCCTTTCTAAGCACAAGGACCTGAAGACGGACGGCTTTAGCCTTGACACCTGCCGGAGCATTGTATCTGTCATGGACAGTGACACGACTGGGAAACTGGGCTTTGAAGAATTTAAGTATCTGTGGAACAACCTCAGGAAATGGCAATGTGTCTATAAGCAATATGACCAGGACCGTTCTGGGTCTCTGAAAAGTTCTCAGCTGCGGGGGGCTCTGCAGGCGGCAGGTTTCCAGCTAAATGAACACATTTACGAAATGATTGTCCGCCGATATGCCGATGAGGATGGAAGTATAGATTTTAACAACTTCATCAGCTGCCTGGTCCGCCTGGATGCCATGTTTCGTGCCTTCAAGTCTCTGGATAGAGACGCAGACGGCCTGGTTCAGGTGTCTATCCAAGAATGGCTGCAGCTGACTATGTATTCCTGAAGCGGACACTGAGAAGGCCGGACCCTCCCTGCAGGGCAGGACCACTGGAAGCCTGTCCATCCTGTCTGCACAGAGGCGGACACCCCGTCGCACAGCTGTCACTTCCCGGCGAGCTCTTTCCCCACCCTCCATATGTCTGAACTTGCACTGCTTTTCTACTGCTCCattaaaacagattttctttcatgaaaaagGTTTTGAGTGGTTTGTATGCCAGCTTTTTGACATACTGGATTTATATGGATTTATATATGTGATGGGGGTATAGGGCAAGCTCTAGGAGAGTAGATTTTAGTAGGTTGTTGCTTATTTGGTGAATGAATTCCAAGGAACAGGAGATTTGCTATTGTCGTTGAGATTGTTACGCATGaaattgtggagaaaaaaatggaatcaagAAAGCACTGAGGAGATACATTTTTCCCATTAAAAGGGTGAAGGGGAGGGACGTTCAAAATCtggttttctcttaattttacaTCTGGTCTCTCTATTacataaaagaaaggagaagtgTTTTCCTGGAAACCTATTTTGCTGTATAGAAACAGGTTCAGAAATGTGGAATTAAGCAATTTCATATAAGGGTAGAGTTTTTTGGTACGGTGAACAACTGTCTGAAATTCTAGAATTCGTTGTCGTAAAATAAGCATGcagcaattttgttttgttttgatccaTTTGTAAAGAGGGTCGGGCATTGGAGAATGAACGGGCGTGCCCGTAGCCCGCAATGTCTCTGGCTGCCTTAACAATCAAAGCGATCAGTCTTACGTGTACTTCATATGAATCACATTTGCCCTGCTGTGTCAGCCAGCGCCTGTTATGTCTTGCCCTGCCTTGAAGCAAGGAACGTGTTTTTGTTCCTCTCTGAAAACTgcaggcaggaaagaaagaagtaaacaaagaaaaaaaagaaaaacttacatAAACCCTAATCAGTTATATGGTATATAAAGCAATATAGAGagatgtaaatatatacaaatatcgctGACTCTTTcttgcagtggttctcagcccggGCTACAACTTAGACTCACCTGGGCAGTCACGCCTTTCTTGTGTATGGTTTGGTTTTATCATTTTGATTCAGGCGGTTATAGTGGGGCAAGCAGAACCCAGAATCCGGTTTGTATAGACTCAGCTCGAGAGGCCGCATTTCCAAGAGCTCAGGTCCCTGCCTACTTCGCTGGTTTTTTAATGCATTCCCTCTGTCTCCCAGGTCACTTTGGAGGATCCTCCTGAGTTGGAAGATCAATGCTTCCTCTTTTGACTCCTTTAGAGGAAAGTTCTAACTGTGGAAATGATGAAACGTGCCTGTGAACCGCCCTCAGCTGCCTGTGGGAAAGGCCCAGTGAAATTAGGAGAGGGTGGCATTTGGCCTCCGTGTTCACCTTCGTCACCATCATGTAATATTTATGAAACCACATGAATATAATTCTGCACTAAGCCGAGCCCAGAGGTCACATCCACTTCTCCTCCAGGGACTTGTAATTTAAGCTTGGTTTGGTGTGCTGCTAAGGCCAGGTGTGGTTGTGTAAGAATGAGGCCGCTGCCAACAACCACACGTTAATGTCAGGCTCCCCATTTGAGAAGAAGCTTTCTAATATGTTAGGCTCAGGTGTAGGAACATTGCCTGGAAAGGGGAAAGCTGCCAGCACGCCTTTGAAGGTCTCAGAATATTAAGTTATAATTTCACCTTTCCACACGATGGTTGTGGAAAGGGCAGTGTAGCCACACTTTTCCCGCCTCACTtcgttttaaatgttttataatagttAAGACAATTATCTCATGCTGAGGGTGGTATGGAGTATTTTTCCCTCGTTCCTCAAAGTTAAGGAATCAcctgcttttatgattcttttcCATGCACAGTCAAAACACCCTGAAGGTACctacatttttcttctgttctcttcgGGGAACACAAAAGTTTGTATGTTTATACAAACAAATTTTGTACGAACAAAGTTTGCATAAAATTTGTACCAAAATAACCTCAGTCATTGGAGTGAACGCTAGAAAATTTAGTCCAAACTGGATTTTTCCAAATAACCAAATCTTTGGCATTGTGTAGAACGAGTAATTGAGTTTCTTCGTTGTCATCCAATAGTTGATGTTTTAAAGGTGCATTTTCAATGTAAGAGGGAGTATTTAtgtgatactttttaaaaaattttgccgTTTCTACATGGAAGACTACCTAAGAATTTAATGAATTTGAATAGTAATATCCCTTGGGTTTGTAGAGTATCTTCAAAGACTCAAGACATTTTCCCATTGGCTGCTGCATGCCACgcttctccgaaaataagacctagccaaaccatcagctctaatgcatcttttggagcaaaaattcatataagacccggtcttattctactataagaccgggtcttatctaacataatatagtataagaccgggtcttatatgaatttttgctccaaaagacccattagagctgatggtctggctaggtcttattttcggagaagcGTGGTAGTAGGTTCTGTTTTATGTaagcattttcaaattattttgaaggcGTTGACTAGCTAATTTGTAGGGATGGTGTCATATCGATTATAAcacaaccaaaagaaaacagtCCCTGTCCTTGGGAGTCTACCACCTCAATATGTGTTCAGAACCATATCCTTAAATGTTGGCAGACATAAAAAGTAGTAAAAGCATCTGATGCTGTaggaataaaaatgttgaataaatccAACGGTGAGAAATCTTAGGGAACTGACAGCTGGGAATCAGACACAGGAAACTCACCATTTATTCCTTCTGGAATTTTAAATGGACCAAGTGGCCTGGACCTTCCTGCTGGTCTTAGAAGCCAGGGGAGGGTGACCGTGGGGATGGAAAGGCACTGGGGTGCTGTGAGCCCTCAGTGAGCCCAGCC
The DNA window shown above is from Rhinolophus ferrumequinum isolate MPI-CBG mRhiFer1 chromosome 15, mRhiFer1_v1.p, whole genome shotgun sequence and carries:
- the CAPNS2 gene encoding calpain small subunit 2 — its product is MFLAKAILEGADRGLGGALGGLLGGGGQRRGGGGGNIGGIVGGIVNLISEAAAAQYTPEPPPTQQYFTNVEANESEEVRRFRQQFAQLAGPDMEVGATDLMNILNKILSKHKDLKTDGFSLDTCRSIVSVMDSDTTGKLGFEEFKYLWNNLRKWQCVYKQYDQDRSGSLKSSQLRGALQAAGFQLNEHIYEMIVRRYADEDGSIDFNNFISCLVRLDAMFRAFKSLDRDADGLVQVSIQEWLQLTMYS